One genomic region from Myripristis murdjan chromosome 7, fMyrMur1.1, whole genome shotgun sequence encodes:
- the LOC115361505 gene encoding D(4) dopamine receptor-like — MDLHTCWNETNVHNETHVDTTFVVFNCVVLILTMVSGLPANLLVCCVVYRTKSLQTCNNALLVNLAASDLLKCSVDTPLLLFSFLHYGRESEAPVSLCTLQQFTYALCSCVQLLTLVSISVERFQAIAFPFQTEGRKARIRLWVLSIWTCGLVLAVVSLTLSKKALFHMLCRQHIWWHHDEDSQSADLLGAYVLVPVWGLSLTLIVIHYVRIFKVVRHHSKKVFDSGIQLRPTVAGHVWNWLSNPASAPRTAPPRSLRSLPALGSGSPQPPRRTVVLVAEASPSYVTSSPTSTPGRPPEIVGAVCLLTPCARERGKKRLEGKLAQRFGYIIIAFTLFWLPMVVTLLMNIVSRHATDRFLMKLQTSAMVLTCVPAAVDPLIYTMVTRQFRSEFSKILSFIPGCPLKLKA, encoded by the exons ATGGATCTGCACACATGTTGGAATGAAACTAATGTGCACAACGAGACCCACGTGGACACGACGTTTGTGGTGTTCAACTGCGTGGTGCTGATTTTAACCATGGTCTCGGGTTTACCTGCCAACTTGCTggtctgttgtgttgtgtacaGAACCAAGAGTCTCCAGACGTGCAATAACGCGCTGCTGGTCAACCTGGCCGCTAGTGACCTCCTCAAGTGCTCCGTGGACACGCCgctgctcctcttctcctttctccatTATGGAAGGGAGAGTGAGGCTCCCGTGTCTCTGTGCACCCTGCAGCAGTTCACCTATGCCCTGTGCAGCTGCGTCCAGCTGCTCACGCTGGTGAGCATCAGCGTGGAGCGCTTCCAAGCCATCGCCTTCCCTTTCCAAACCGAGGGGAGAAAAGCCAGGATTCGTCTTTGGGTCCTGTCCATTTGGACATGCGGGCTCGTCCTGGCCGTTGTCTCACTGACTCTTTCCAAAAAAGCTTTGTTTCACATGCTCTGTCGCCAGCACATCTGGTGGCATCACGACGAGGATTCTCAAAGCGCAGATCTGTTAGGAGCGTATGTGTTGGTGCCTGTGTGGGGACTGTCGCTTACTCTGATTGTTATCCACTACGTGCGGATATTTAAAGTTGTGAGGCACCACAGCAAAAAGGTGTTTGACAGCGGGATCCAGCTGAGGCCCACAGTGGCGGGACACGTGTGGAACTGGCTGAGCAACCCCGCTTCAGCACCCCGGACAGCTCCGCCGCGCTCCCTCAGGTCTCTCCCGGCTCTCGGCTCCGGCAGCCCGCAGCCTCCCCGCCGCACAGTGGTGCTGGTAGCAGAGGCCAGTCCGTCCTATGTGACCAGCTCCCCGACAAGCACCCCAGGGAGACCGCCAGAGATCGTGGGGGCAGTGTGTCTCCTGACCCCCTGCGCCAGGGAGCGGGGGAAGAAGCGTCTGGAGGGGAAACTGGCCCAGCGTTTCGGGTACATCATTATTGCCTTCACGCTTTTCTGGTTGCCCATGGTGGTGACTTTGCTGATGAACATCGTGTCGAGGCATGCGACTGACAGA tttcTGATGAAGCTGCAGACGTCAGCCATGGTGCTGACTTGTGTGCCAGCAGCAGTGGACCCCCTCATCTACACTATGGTCACTCGACAGTTCCGCTCAGAGTTCAGCAAGATCCTCTCCTTCATCCCTGGGTGTCCACTGAAGCTAAAGGCCTGA